In one window of Pseudomonas putida DNA:
- the oadA gene encoding sodium-extruding oxaloacetate decarboxylase subunit alpha — protein MSKKIHVTDTILRDAHQSLLATRMRTEDMLPICEKLDKVGYWSLEVWGGATFDACVRFLKEDPWERLRQLRAALPNTRLQMLLRGQNLLGYRHYSDDVVKAFVAKAAVNGIDVFRIFDAMNDVRNLRVAIEAVKAAGKHAQGTIAYTTSPVHTIEAFVNQAKQMESMGCDSVAIKDMAGLLTPYATGELVKALKAEQSLPVFIHSHDTAGLAAMCQLKAVENGADHIDTAISSFAWGTSHPGTESMVAALKGSEFDTGLDLELLQEIGLYFYAVRKKYHQFESEFTAVDTRVQVNQVPGGMISNLANQLKEQGALNRMNEVLAEIPRVREDLGFPPLVTPTSQIVGTQAFFNVLAGERYKTITNEVKLYLQGGYGKAPGVVDEKLRRQAIGSEDVIDVRPADLLKPEMAKLRAEIGSLAHSEEDVLTFAMFPDIGRKFLEEREAGTLKPEVLLPIPEAGAAASVGGEGVPTEFVIDVHGETYRVDITGVGVKAEGKRHFYLSIDGMPEEVVFEPLNDFVGGGSSKRKQASAPGHVSTTMPGNIVDVLVKEGDVVKAGQAVLITEAMKMETEVQAAIAGKVVAIHVAKGDRVTPGEILIEIEG, from the coding sequence ATGTCCAAGAAAATCCATGTAACCGACACAATCCTGCGCGACGCCCACCAGTCCTTGCTGGCCACCCGCATGCGCACCGAAGACATGCTGCCGATCTGCGAAAAGCTCGACAAGGTCGGCTACTGGTCGCTCGAAGTCTGGGGCGGCGCGACCTTCGATGCCTGTGTGCGCTTCCTCAAGGAAGATCCGTGGGAGCGCCTGCGCCAACTGCGCGCCGCGCTGCCCAATACGCGCCTGCAAATGCTGCTGCGCGGTCAGAACCTGCTGGGCTACCGTCATTACAGCGATGATGTGGTCAAGGCCTTCGTGGCCAAGGCTGCAGTCAATGGTATCGACGTATTCCGTATTTTCGACGCCATGAACGATGTGCGTAACCTGCGCGTGGCCATCGAAGCGGTGAAGGCCGCCGGTAAGCACGCCCAGGGCACCATCGCCTACACCACCAGCCCCGTGCACACCATCGAGGCCTTCGTGAACCAGGCCAAGCAGATGGAATCCATGGGTTGCGACTCGGTCGCGATCAAGGACATGGCCGGCCTGTTGACGCCGTACGCCACCGGCGAGCTGGTCAAGGCGCTGAAAGCCGAGCAGTCGCTGCCGGTGTTCATCCACTCCCATGACACCGCCGGCCTGGCCGCCATGTGCCAGCTCAAGGCTGTGGAGAACGGCGCCGACCATATCGACACCGCCATCTCCAGCTTCGCCTGGGGCACCAGCCACCCGGGCACCGAGTCGATGGTTGCCGCGCTCAAGGGCAGTGAGTTCGACACCGGGCTGGACCTGGAGCTGCTGCAGGAAATCGGCCTGTACTTCTACGCCGTGCGCAAGAAGTACCACCAGTTCGAGAGCGAGTTCACCGCCGTGGATACCCGCGTGCAGGTCAACCAGGTACCCGGCGGGATGATTTCCAACCTGGCCAACCAGCTCAAGGAGCAGGGCGCCCTCAACCGTATGAACGAAGTGCTGGCGGAGATCCCGCGTGTGCGCGAAGACCTCGGCTTCCCGCCGCTGGTCACCCCGACCTCGCAGATCGTAGGCACCCAGGCGTTCTTCAACGTGCTGGCCGGTGAGCGCTACAAGACCATCACCAACGAAGTGAAGCTGTACCTGCAAGGTGGCTACGGCAAGGCGCCAGGTGTGGTTGACGAGAAGCTGCGCCGCCAGGCGATCGGCAGCGAAGACGTCATCGATGTGCGCCCGGCCGACCTGCTCAAGCCGGAAATGGCCAAGCTGCGCGCCGAAATCGGCAGCCTGGCGCACAGCGAGGAAGACGTGCTGACCTTCGCCATGTTCCCGGACATCGGGCGCAAGTTCCTCGAAGAGCGTGAAGCCGGAACCCTCAAGCCCGAAGTCCTGCTGCCGATCCCGGAAGCCGGTGCTGCAGCCTCCGTGGGCGGTGAGGGTGTACCGACCGAGTTCGTCATCGACGTGCACGGCGAGACCTACCGCGTCGACATCACCGGCGTGGGCGTCAAGGCCGAAGGCAAGCGTCACTTCTACCTGTCCATCGACGGCATGCCGGAAGAAGTGGTGTTCGAGCCGCTCAACGATTTCGTCGGCGGCGGCAGCAGCAAGCGCAAGCAGGCCAGCGCGCCGGGTCACGTCAGCACCACCATGCCGGGCAACATCGTCGATGTACTGGTCAAGGAGGGCGATGTGGTCAAGGCCGGGCAGGCAGTGCTGATTACCGAAGCCATGAAGATGGAGACCGAGGTGCAGGCGGCCATCGCCGGCAAGGTCGTTGCCATCCACGTAGCCAAGGGCGACCGGGTGACCCCGGGCGAGATCCTGATCGAGATCGAAGGCTGA
- a CDS encoding acetyl-CoA carboxylase biotin carboxylase subunit: MIKKILIANRGEIAVRIVRACAEMGIRSVAIFSDADRHALHVKRADEAYSIGAEPLAGYLNPRKLVNLAVETGCDALHPGYGFLSENAELAEICAERGIKFIGPAAEVIRRMGDKTEARRTMIQAGVPVTPGTEGNVADIHEALSEGERIGYPVMLKATSGGGGRGIRRCNSREELEQNFPRVISEATKAFGSAEVFLEKCIVNPKHIEAQILGDSFGNVVHLFERDCSIQRRNQKLIEIAPSPQLTPEQRAYIGDLAVRAAKAVNYENAGTVEFLLADGEVYFMEMNTRVQVEHTITEEITGIDIVREQIRIASGLPLSVKQEDIQHRGYALQFRINAEDPKNNFLPSFGKITRYYAPGGPGVRTDTAIYTGYTITPFYDSMCLKLVVWALTWEEAMDRGLRALDDMRLQGVKTTAAYYQEILRNPEFRSGQFNTSFVESHPELTNYSIKRKPEELALAIAAAIAAHAGL; this comes from the coding sequence GTGATAAAAAAAATCCTGATCGCCAACCGGGGTGAAATCGCAGTTCGGATCGTGCGTGCCTGCGCCGAGATGGGCATTCGCTCTGTCGCGATCTTTTCCGACGCCGACCGTCACGCGTTGCACGTCAAGCGCGCCGACGAGGCCTACAGCATCGGTGCCGAGCCTCTGGCCGGTTACCTGAACCCGCGCAAGCTGGTGAACCTTGCTGTGGAAACCGGCTGTGACGCCTTGCATCCGGGCTACGGTTTTCTATCGGAAAACGCCGAACTTGCGGAAATCTGCGCCGAGCGTGGCATCAAGTTCATCGGCCCTGCCGCCGAGGTCATCCGTCGCATGGGCGACAAGACCGAAGCGCGCCGCACGATGATCCAGGCCGGTGTCCCGGTGACCCCAGGTACCGAAGGCAACGTGGCCGACATCCACGAAGCCCTGAGCGAAGGCGAGCGCATCGGTTATCCGGTGATGCTCAAGGCCACCTCCGGTGGCGGCGGGCGTGGTATTCGCCGCTGCAACAGCCGCGAAGAGCTGGAACAGAACTTCCCGCGGGTGATTTCCGAAGCCACCAAGGCGTTCGGTTCCGCCGAGGTGTTTCTCGAGAAATGCATCGTCAATCCCAAACACATCGAGGCGCAGATTCTCGGTGACAGCTTCGGCAACGTGGTGCATCTGTTCGAGCGCGACTGCTCGATCCAGCGCCGCAATCAGAAGCTCATCGAAATCGCCCCGAGCCCGCAGCTGACGCCGGAACAGCGCGCCTACATCGGCGACCTAGCCGTACGGGCCGCCAAGGCAGTCAACTACGAGAACGCCGGTACCGTGGAGTTCCTGCTTGCCGATGGCGAGGTGTACTTCATGGAGATGAACACCCGAGTGCAGGTGGAACACACCATCACCGAGGAAATCACCGGCATCGATATCGTGCGTGAGCAGATCCGCATCGCCTCGGGCCTGCCGCTGTCGGTCAAACAGGAAGACATCCAGCATCGCGGCTACGCGTTGCAGTTCCGGATCAACGCCGAAGACCCGAAGAACAATTTCCTGCCCAGCTTCGGCAAGATCACCCGTTACTACGCCCCCGGCGGCCCGGGCGTACGTACCGACACGGCAATCTATACCGGCTACACCATTACACCGTTCTACGACTCCATGTGCCTGAAACTGGTGGTCTGGGCGCTGACCTGGGAAGAAGCCATGGACCGTGGACTGCGAGCCCTGGATGACATGCGCCTGCAGGGGGTCAAGACCACCGCCGCGTATTACCAGGAAATCCTGCGCAACCCGGAATTCCGTAGCGGCCAGTTCAATACCAGCTTCGTGGAAAGCCATCCGGAACTGACCAACTACTCGATCAAGCGCAAACCCGAAGAGCTGGCCCTGGCCATCGCCGCCGCCATCGCCGCCCACGCAGGCCTGTGA
- a CDS encoding LysR family transcriptional regulator, translating to MRKSLMRMTLRQLQIFNEVCDLRSYSRAAEEMALTQPAVSLQIRQLEELVGQPLFEYVGKKLYLTEAAEALQRASRDIFGRLENLDMQLSDMQGSLQGQLKLAIESSAKYFVPHLFAAFKQRHPEVNLTLTVVNRAQAIRRLSDNRDDLIIMSMVPQDMGLEFLPFLNNPIIAVAPPEHPLCKLDRLRLQDLEPHTLLIREQGSGTRKACEEYFKDKRVHFTQTLEVASADAQRECVIAGLGIALLTRHAVNMELATGMLRELPVEELPLYRSWCVVQSKAKRQSPVALAFLAFIRSERAKISGLVERFSGKLPSPPAIP from the coding sequence ATGCGTAAGTCCTTGATGCGTATGACTTTGCGTCAGCTGCAGATCTTTAACGAAGTGTGTGATTTGCGCTCGTACAGCCGCGCGGCAGAAGAGATGGCGCTTACGCAACCCGCCGTAAGTCTACAGATCCGCCAGCTCGAAGAGCTGGTCGGCCAGCCGCTGTTCGAGTACGTCGGCAAAAAGCTCTACCTGACCGAAGCCGCCGAGGCACTGCAACGTGCCAGCCGCGACATCTTCGGGCGCCTGGAAAACCTCGACATGCAGCTGTCGGACATGCAGGGCTCACTGCAGGGGCAATTGAAACTGGCGATCGAATCCAGTGCGAAGTACTTCGTGCCACACCTGTTCGCCGCCTTCAAGCAACGACACCCGGAGGTCAACCTCACCCTCACGGTGGTCAATCGCGCCCAGGCCATCCGACGCCTGTCCGACAACCGCGACGACCTGATCATCATGTCGATGGTGCCGCAGGACATGGGTCTGGAGTTCCTGCCGTTTCTCAACAACCCGATCATCGCGGTGGCGCCACCGGAACACCCGTTGTGCAAGCTCGACCGCTTGCGCCTGCAGGACCTGGAGCCTCATACCCTGCTCATCCGCGAACAAGGCTCGGGCACGCGCAAAGCCTGCGAGGAGTACTTCAAGGACAAGCGCGTGCACTTCACCCAGACCCTGGAAGTGGCCTCGGCCGACGCCCAGCGCGAATGCGTGATCGCCGGTTTGGGCATCGCCCTGCTGACTCGCCATGCAGTGAACATGGAGCTGGCCACCGGGATGCTCAGGGAATTGCCCGTCGAGGAACTGCCACTGTACCGCAGCTGGTGCGTGGTGCAGTCCAAGGCCAAGCGGCAATCGCCGGTGGCCTTGGCATTTCTTGCGTTCATTCGTAGCGAACGCGCGAAAATCAGCGGGCTTGTGGAGCGATTTTCTGGGAAGCTGCCGTCGCCACCTGCCATACCGTGA
- a CDS encoding PA3496 family putative envelope integrity protein encodes MANDHFGSYQPNAKARKQAEKDQRRMEYRRAIESYCDQRQLLRDIADYPELQDITVWQVATAASQKIAPQAR; translated from the coding sequence ATGGCAAACGATCATTTCGGTTCGTACCAACCCAACGCCAAGGCTCGCAAGCAGGCTGAGAAGGATCAACGTCGCATGGAATATCGACGTGCGATCGAAAGCTACTGCGACCAGCGTCAACTGTTGCGTGATATCGCCGACTACCCTGAGCTGCAAGACATCACGGTATGGCAGGTGGCGACGGCAGCTTCCCAGAAAATCGCTCCACAAGCCCGCTGA
- the hexR gene encoding transcriptional regulator HexR yields the protein MNLLQHIAQSRHLLRKSELKVADHVLLDPAAVMHSSMADLAHSVGISEPTIVRFCRAIGCSGFQDLKLKLAQSLAAGASFGQFAIHEDDSVADYSLKIFDTTLHTLMEVREHLDPQALQQAVSAMAQAQRVEFYGFGASGAVAADAQHKFFRLLLSAAAYSDPHMQAMSAVTLKPGDVAVCISQSGRSKDLLITANLVRESGANLITLCPSQTPLAELSTVNLAIDVHEDTEIYTPLTSRIAHLVVIDVLAMGVAMARGPSLVNHLKSVKRSLRSLRLSPKSIKATDD from the coding sequence GTGAATCTGTTGCAACATATCGCTCAATCGCGCCACCTGCTGCGCAAATCGGAACTGAAAGTGGCCGACCACGTGCTGCTCGATCCGGCTGCCGTCATGCACAGCTCGATGGCCGATCTTGCCCACAGTGTTGGTATCAGCGAGCCGACCATCGTGCGTTTCTGCCGCGCCATCGGCTGTTCGGGCTTCCAGGACCTCAAGCTCAAGCTGGCGCAAAGTCTGGCGGCAGGCGCCAGCTTCGGCCAGTTCGCCATCCATGAAGACGATTCGGTCGCCGACTACAGCCTGAAGATTTTCGACACCACCTTGCACACGCTGATGGAAGTGCGCGAGCACCTCGACCCGCAGGCGCTGCAGCAGGCGGTCAGTGCCATGGCCCAGGCGCAGCGCGTGGAGTTCTATGGCTTCGGGGCTTCCGGTGCGGTCGCCGCCGATGCCCAGCACAAATTCTTCCGCCTGCTGCTCAGCGCCGCAGCCTATTCCGACCCGCACATGCAGGCGATGTCGGCGGTGACCCTCAAGCCGGGTGATGTCGCCGTGTGCATCTCGCAGTCGGGGCGTTCGAAGGACTTGCTGATCACCGCCAACCTGGTGCGTGAAAGCGGCGCCAATCTCATCACCCTGTGCCCGAGCCAGACGCCGCTGGCGGAGCTGTCAACCGTCAACCTGGCGATTGATGTGCACGAAGACACCGAGATCTACACCCCGCTGACTTCGCGCATTGCCCACCTGGTGGTGATCGATGTGCTGGCGATGGGCGTGGCCATGGCCCGTGGCCCGAGCCTGGTCAACCACCTCAAGAGCGTCAAGCGCAGCTTGCGCAGCCTGCGCTTGTCGCCCAAGTCGATCAAGGCTACCGACGACTGA
- the zwf gene encoding glucose-6-phosphate dehydrogenase, protein MSIPCDILVFGGTGDLALHKLLPALYQLYREGRLHNAVRIIALARRSLPRNDYLKLTERHCRAQIARNDFDEEVWQRFSARLDYFAMDASQGADFGRLARYLGEPGGLTRIFYLATAPNLFVPIANNLRLAGLADSEARIVLEKPIGHSLESATAINEAIGAVFDESQVFRIDHYLGKETVQNLMALRFANALLEPVWRNSQVDHVQISVCETLGVENRGAYYDRAGATRDMLQNHLLQLLCLVAMEPPAQFEAEAVRDEKVKILRALRPITGQDVQDKTVRGQYSAGKIGGQEVPAYYFEKDVDNDSDTETFVAVQAHIENWRWAGVPFYLRTGKRMARRSSQIVIQFKPVPHELFAGGQVNQLLIQLQPDEHISLRMMTKSPGRGMRLAPVELDLNLAQAFAQTRRWEAYERLLLDVLDGDSTLFMRRDEVEAAWAWIDPILKGWEDHFQAPRTYPAGSNGPEQANSLLAHQGRHWHL, encoded by the coding sequence TTGAGTATCCCTTGCGACATTCTGGTTTTCGGCGGCACGGGCGACCTGGCCCTGCACAAGCTGCTGCCGGCGCTTTATCAGCTCTACCGCGAGGGTCGCCTGCACAACGCCGTGCGGATCATCGCCCTGGCCCGCCGCTCCCTGCCGCGCAACGACTACCTCAAGCTCACCGAGCGTCATTGCCGGGCACAGATCGCCCGCAACGACTTCGACGAGGAGGTCTGGCAGCGCTTCTCGGCACGCCTTGACTACTTCGCCATGGACGCCTCCCAAGGCGCCGATTTCGGGCGCCTGGCCCGTTACCTCGGCGAGCCCGGTGGCCTGACCCGGATCTTCTATCTCGCCACCGCCCCCAACCTGTTCGTGCCCATCGCCAACAACCTGCGCCTGGCCGGGCTTGCCGACAGCGAAGCGCGCATCGTGCTGGAAAAGCCCATCGGCCATTCACTGGAATCGGCCACGGCGATCAACGAAGCCATCGGCGCGGTATTCGACGAATCCCAGGTGTTTCGCATCGATCACTACCTGGGCAAGGAGACGGTGCAGAACCTCATGGCCCTGCGCTTCGCCAATGCCCTGCTGGAGCCTGTATGGCGCAACAGCCAGGTCGATCATGTGCAGATCAGCGTCTGCGAAACCCTCGGGGTCGAGAACCGCGGCGCCTACTATGATCGCGCCGGCGCTACCCGCGACATGCTGCAGAACCATCTGCTGCAACTGCTCTGCCTGGTGGCGATGGAGCCACCGGCACAGTTTGAGGCCGAGGCGGTGCGCGACGAGAAGGTGAAGATCCTTCGTGCGCTGCGCCCCATCACCGGCCAGGACGTGCAGGACAAGACCGTACGCGGCCAGTACAGCGCCGGCAAGATTGGCGGTCAGGAGGTCCCGGCCTACTACTTCGAGAAAGATGTCGACAACGACAGCGATACCGAAACCTTCGTCGCCGTGCAGGCCCATATCGAGAACTGGCGCTGGGCCGGGGTGCCGTTCTACCTGCGCACCGGCAAGCGCATGGCTCGGCGCTCGTCGCAGATCGTCATCCAGTTCAAACCGGTGCCCCATGAGCTGTTCGCCGGCGGCCAGGTCAACCAGTTGCTGATCCAGTTGCAACCCGACGAGCACATCAGCCTGCGCATGATGACCAAGAGCCCCGGCCGCGGCATGCGTCTGGCGCCGGTCGAGCTGGACCTGAACCTGGCCCAGGCCTTCGCCCAGACACGCCGCTGGGAGGCCTACGAGCGCCTGCTGCTGGATGTACTGGATGGTGACTCGACGCTGTTCATGCGCCGCGATGAAGTGGAAGCTGCGTGGGCCTGGATCGACCCGATCCTCAAAGGCTGGGAGGACCACTTCCAGGCACCGCGGACCTACCCGGCAGGCAGCAATGGGCCGGAGCAGGCCAATAGCCTCCTGGCGCATCAGGGCCGACACTGGCACCTCTGA